ATCGTCGCGCTCGGATTGCAAGGCAACTACCTGTACTTCGGGCAGATCAGGGCGATCAGCGACTTTCATTGGACGCTCGTTCCCGTACTCATTGCAGCCAGCGTGCTCACCGGTGTTGCGGGCGGCGCGTTCGGCTGGCTGATGCTCAACGTACCGCGATGGATGCCTGCGCCGCTGGTCAATATGCGTCGCGCCCATCCTGTACGATTCGCCTTTGTGTGCGGGCTTGCGATTGCGGCAATCGGAATCGCCTCCGGCGGCACGACATTCGGCAGCGGCTACGCGGAAGCGCGCGGCCTGCTCGAATCGCACGCGGCCCTCTCCCTGTTATACGCCGTGCTGAAGTTCGCGGCGTTGTCCGTGTCTTACCTGTCGGGGATTCCGGGCGGCATTTTTGCGCCGTCGCTGGCCATTGGCGCGGGACTGGGCAACGTCATGGCCCACATCACGTCGGTGGTGCCCCTGCCGGCAATGGCCGCGCTTTGCATGGTCGGGTATTTAGCGGCCGTGACACAGTCGCCGATCACTTCCTTCGTGATCGTCATGGAGATGATCGACGGTCATCAGATGGTGATTCCGCTCATGGCTGTCGCCCTGCTCGCGACGCAGGTCTCCCGAACGATAGCGCCATCGTTCTATCACACGCTGGCCCATCGTTTCCTGACGCCGACAGTGCCTGCGCCACGACAGGCTTGATGCCGGGAGATGGCAACCGGGCGACGAGACAAGCATGGTCTGCCGACCGGTTCCCTCCCCCGCTCAGGCCACGGCCGCCTGCGCGCTCAGTTCGCGGATATCGGCAGCCAGGCGCTCCACCGTCTCCACACGGGTGTCCCATGCGCACATGAAGCGGCAGCCCCCGGCACCGATGAAGGTGTAAAAGCGCCAGCCCCTGGCGCGTAACGCTTCGATCACGAACGCCGGCAGTTCGGCGAACACGCCGTTGGCCTGTGTCTCGAACATGATCGACACGCCCGGCACGTCGCGAATGCGCGCGGCGAGCAGTTGCGCCATGTCGTTGGCATGGCGCGCATGGCGCAACCACGTATCGTTCTCCAGCATGCCCAGCCACGGTGCCGAAATGAAACGCATCTTCGACGCCAGTTGGCCCGCCTGCTTCACGCGGTAAGCGAAGTCTTCCGCCAGCGCACGGTTAAAGAACACCACCGCCTCACCGACCGGCAGACCGTTCTTCGTGCCTCCGAAACACAGCACGTCCACGCCAGCACGCCAGGTGACGTCGCCCGGATGGCACCCCAACGTCGCCACGGCGTTGGCAAAGCGTGCGCCGTCCATGTGAACGCGCAAATTGCGGCGCTTTGCCACGGCGGAGATCGCCTTGATTTCGTCGACGGTATAGACCGTACCGACTTCGGTCGCCTGCGTGAGCGTCACGACCTTGGGCTTCGGGAAGTGAATGTCGGAGCGACGGTTGATGACGGCTTCGACCGCCTCCGGCGTGAGCTTGCCGTTATTGTCCCGGCCGCGCGCGGTCAGCAGCTTCGCGCCGTTGGAGAAAAACTCCGGCCCGCCGCATTCGTCCGTCTCAACGTGCGCCAGTTCGTGGCAGATGACGGAGTGATACGACTGCGACAGCGACGCGAGCGCGAGGGAATTCGCCGCAGTGCCGTTGAAGACGAAGAAGACTTCGCAATCGGTGTCGAACAACTGGCGGATGCCGTCGCACACCCGTTGGGTCCACGTATCGTCGCCGTACGACACTTCGTGACCGCTGGCATTCGCCTCGACGAGGTAACGCATCGCTTCGGGGCAAATCCCGGCGTAGTTATCCGACGCAAAGTGTTGGGGGGTTGCCAGCGCATCGGCGGCGGCCCCTACCCTGGCGGTTGAATTCGATGCGTTCGATGCGTTCGATGCTGACGGGGCTTGCGACATGACGACCTCTTCGATACGACGGGGCCGTCGCAAGACGCCCCGCCCAGACTCTCCGGCGCACACCGCCGGCCTACCGGATGCAACGACGGACTCAGCGCGGGTCCGACCAGAGCGCGCCGCCCGTGGACCAGTTCTCCGGCTTCACGTCGGTGATGATGATATCGACGGACTCCGGCGTGCAGCCGATCGTCTCGACAGCCGCCTGCGTAACGGCTTTGACGAATGCGCGCTTTTGTTCGACGGTGCGCCCCTCGAACATCTCGACGTGAAACGTTGGCATTGCGATGTATCTCCTGATGTCGTTATTGAAACCGGCCACGCGGCGCCCCTTCCCAAAGGCATGATCCGCAGCGTTGCCGGACGCCTCCGATGCCGGCCGAGGCGCAAACCGCCGGGCCGTCAATCGCGAAACGAGGCATCTATTCTATCGAGTTTGCGCAACAGGGCGGGCCACTCCATCCCGCCTTCGATTGCCCCGCCGTCTTCGAGTTGAATGGCCGTTTTGTCCTGCACGGCCGGACTGGGCAAGTTCGGCGACGCGCCGCCGGCCAGCGCCTGCAACTGGATCTCGCACGCCTTGATGAGGGTGGCCATCAGCACAAACGCTTCCGCGACCGTGCGTCCGAGCGTCAACGTGCCGTGGTTTCGCAGCAGCATGGCACGATGCGGGCCAAGCGACGTCACCAAACGCTCGCCCTCTGACGGCGAAAATGCCAGCCCTTCGTAGTCGTGATAGCCGATGCGCTCATGAAAGCGCAGCGCGTGTTGCGAGATCGGCAACAACCCATGCGGCTGAATCGACACGGCGATGCCGGCCGTGTTGTGCAAGTGCATCACGCAGAGCGCATCGGGGCGCGCGGCGTGCACGGCACCGTGCAATGCAAAGCCCGTCACATTGACCGGATGCTCGCTCTCGCCGACGATCTCACCGCTCGTCGTGATCTTCACCAGATTCGATGCCGTCACTTCGTCGAAGGACAAGCCGAACGGATTGATGAGAAAGTGGCCCGGCTCGCCCGGCACCATCGCGGAGATGTGGGTGTAGATGAGATCGTCCCAGCCGTTGAGTGCGACCAGACGGTAACAAGCGGCGAGATCGACGCGCATCCGGCGCTCTTCGTCGCTTATCGCAGTGGCGGCCTTTTTGCCCGCCTTCAAGGTAAAAGACATACGCGCTTCTCTGGAAAAGTCCGGAATGGGGGGTGTCGTGGGCAACGTCAGACGCAAGACCTTCGACTCACGGTGCGCGCTCCAGCGAGCGCCGCCAGTCGCACACGAAACCGGCCGCGCCCAGCACGAGCACACCGCTCGCACACAACAATGCTGTCGTGAAGCCGCCGGTCACAGCCACGAGCGGCGCGGCGACCAACGGTCCGACAATCTGCCCGATGCCGTAGGATGCCGTCACAAGACCGATCAGACCATTGGCGTTGTCCCCACGCAGACGGCGGCATTCGCGCACGGCATACACCGTAATTGCCGTGAACGGCAGCCCAACCAGTACACTTCCGAGCGCGAAACCGGCTACGTTCGGCATGACGATACCGATGCCGACGCCCAGTCCCTGCATGATGTAACAGACGGCAAGCAACAGACGGTTATCCCAGGCGAGCGGTGCCCGCGCGCCGATGATCGCGCCCGGAATCACCATGAGGCCGAGCAACGGAAAAAAGAGATCGGGCCACGGCGAGCCGGGCAACGCCTGACGCGCGATGACCGGCAGGAACGTTGCGGTGATGATGTAGCCGAAGCCGGCGAAACCGTAGAGAATCGTGACGGGAATCACGCTCTCGCCACTGCCATGATTGATGACGGGTGCGGCGGGGGCCGAGGTCGGTTTGCCGGCGCCTGCCGCGCTCGCGGCCGATGCCGCCCCTGCTGGGCCATGCGCATCGCGCGCATCGCTGATGAAGGTACGCCAGATGAGCGCAAGCAGCGCCAGCGCGAGCGCTCCGCAAAGCAACCAGCCGCCACGCGCGGGCCACGCCAGCGATTCGTTCAGGCTGGCCAGCAGGCCCGTCACCACAATGCCCGCGCCCGGGCCGGCGAACATCACGCCGCCGAGACTCGGCATGCGCAACTCGGCCAGCTTGCGAAAGCCCCACCCTGCCGAGAACACCATCGCCCATGCGCTCATCGCACCGGCAAGCGTGCGCACGACCGCCCACACCGCGAACGACTCCCACACCCCCATGGCCAGCGTGAGCGCCACCGTCGCGGCGAGCGCGAAACGAATGATGAGCGTGGGCGTCAAATGGAGCCACATACACGACAGCGCACCGACGAAATACCCCGCGTAATTCAGCGACGCGAGCCAACTGCCATGCTGAATGTCGGTGAGGTGCTCATGCAGCATGAGCGGCAACATGGGCGTGAATGCGAAGCGGCCGATACCCATGGCAATCGCCAGCGCGAGCATGCACGACAGCGCAATGCGCCACGCGGCGCGCTCGGGCGACGGGAGATGAGACGAAACAGTGCGGTCGGTATCGGCGACGGTGGCTGGCATGGCGATGGCTGGCCCGCGGGCAAACGGAGCGAACGGAGCAAACGTAAGGCGTCAATGGAAAGCAACGCGCGCGGTAACCCGCAATCGGAAACGCTCCCGCGATGCATGTCGTGTGCCGAGTACTTTACATGCAAACCATTGCCGGCAGCGATGGTTCCCCTGTGCGATGCAGGGCAATAGGCGGCATCGATGGGCGGCATTATTGCGGCGATTTCCGCTCCACTGTCTTCGCGAATGCAACATTCGCCACGTTCGCTCCGGCATCCTTTCACCAATCGCAACCGTACTGCTGTCGCGCCGGGCCACCTGCTGCGCTCGATGCACTTGCCCCCGCGCCGCCGCAAACATGCGTCGCCGGAAATGCAAAACGCGCACCGAGGTGCGCGTTTTGCAGGGGCCTGCCCGATCGACGGAGGATGGCGCTGCGGCCCAAACCTCCTCGCATCCGCCGAACGATTACAGCTTGCCGGCCACCCAGCCCTGCACGCCGGCCAGCGCCTGCGGCAGTTGCGACGGGTCCGTGCCGCCGGCCTGGGCCATGTCGGGACGGCCACCGCCCTTGCCGCCAACTTGCTGAGCAACGAAGTTGACGAGCTCGCCAGCCTTGACCCTGGCCGTCGCGTCAGCCGTCACACCGGCAATCAGCGTGACCTTGCCGCCTTCGACGGCAGCCAGCACGATCGCGGCGCTTCCCAGCTTGTCCTTGAGCTTGTCCATCGTCTCGCGCAGCGTCTTGACGTCGGCACCTTCGAGTTGTGCGGCCAGCACCTTCAGGCCGTTCACGTCGACGGCCTTCCCGACCAGTTCGTCGCCCTGGCTCGATGCGAGCTTCGACTTGAGCGCCGCCAGTTCCTTCTCCAGCGACCTGACCTGATCCTGCACCTGCGCAATGCGCGGCGTGAGTTCGGCCGGTTGTGTCTTGAGCGCGGCGGCGGCCTCATTGATCCGGTCATCGAGCTTCTGCACGAAGCGCACCGAATTGTCGCCGGTGATCGCCTCCACGCGACGGATACCGGCGGCAACGCCCCCTTCCATCACGATCTTGAACAGACCGATGTCTCCCGTACGGGTAACGTGCGTACCGCCGCACAATTCGCGCGACGTACCGATGTCGAGTACGCGCACTTCGTCGCCGTACTTTTCACCGAACAGTGCCATCGCACCGCCCTTCACCGCGTCGTCGAACGACATGAGCGCGGCCTGCGTCGGCGCATTCGCAAGCACTTCGGCGTTCACGATGTCCTCCACACGACGGATTTCGTCGGCGGTCATCGCGGCGTTGTGTGCAAAGTCGAAACGGGTCTTGTCGGCGTCGACGAGCGAGCCCTTCTGTTGCACGTGAGCGCCCAGCACCTCGCGCAAGGCCTTGTGCATCAGGTGAGTCGCGGAGTGGTTGCGTACGGTACGCGCGCGACGCACGGCATCGACCTGCGCCGTCACGGTGTCGCCCACCTTCAGTTCGCCCGATTCCAGCGTGCCGTAGTGACCGAACACGTCCGCCTGAATCTTCTGGGTGTCCGACACGCCGAAACGCGCATTGCCCGTCAGAATCAGCCCCTGATCGCCGACCTGACCGCCCGACTCGGCATAGAACGGCGTGGTGTCGAGCACCACGATACCCTGCTGGCCCGCGCCGAGCTTGCCGACGCTGGTGCCATCCACATAGAGCGCCGTGACCTTCGCGCCTTCGAGCGCGAGTTGGTCGTAGCCCTGGAAGCGCGTCTTGTCGCCCGTGTATTCGAGCGCCGTCGCCATCTTGAACTTGCCCGCAGCGCGCGCCTGCTCGCGCTGACGCGCCATCGCGGCATCGAACCCGGCTTCGTCGACCGAAATGCTGCGCTCGCGGCACACGTCTGCGGTCAGATCGAGCGGGAAGCCATACGTGTCGTGCAACTTGAACGCGAGTTCGCCGTCGAGCGTGGTTACGCCTTGCCTGGCCAGATCGGCGAGCGCGCCTTCGAGAATTTCCATGCCGTTCTCGATGGTTTCGCCGAAGCGCTCTTCTTCCTGCTTGAGCACGTCGGTCACGCGTTGCTGCGCCTGCGCGAGTTCCGGATAGGCGACGCCCATTTCGGCGACCAGATCCGGCACGAGCTTGTAGAAGAACGGCTTTTTGCAGCCGAGCTTGTAGCCATGGCGGATCGCGCGGCGAATGATACGGCGCAGCACGTAGCCGCGGCCTTCGTTGCCCGGAATCACGCCATCGACGATCAGGAACGAGCACGCGCGGATGTGATCGGCGATCACCTTGAGCGAGTTCGCGGTGAGATCGGTCACACCCGTCTCGCGGCCGGCAGCCTCGATCAGATGCTGGAAGAGATCGATTTCGTAATTGCTGTGAACGTGTTGCAGCACGGCCGCGATACGCTCCAGGCCCATCCCGGTGTCGACGCACGGCTTGGGCAGCGGTGTCATGTTGCCCTGCTCGTCGCGGTTGAACTGCATGAACACGAGATTCCAGATCTCGATGTAGCGATCGCCGTCTTCGTCCGGGGATCCCGGCGGCCCGCCCCATACGTCTTCACCGTGGTCGAAGAAGATCTCCGAGCAGGGACCGCACGGGCCGGTGTCGGCCATTTGCCAGAAGTTGTCCGAGGCGTAACGCGCGCCCTTGTTGTCGCCGATGCGGATGATCCGCTCCGTCGGCACGCCCACTTCCTTCGCCCAGATGTCGTAGGCCTCGTCGTCTTCCTGATAGACGGTGACCCAGAGCTTTTCCTTTGGAAGCTTGTAGACGGTCGTCAGCAGTTCCCACGCGTACTGAATCGCTTCGCGCTTGAAGTAGTCGCCGAACGAGAAGTTGCCCAGCATTTCGAAGAACGTATGGTGGCGGGCGGTGTAGCCCACGTTCTCGAGATCGTTGTGCTTGCCGCCGGCGCGCACGCTGCGCTGGGCCGTGGTCGCGCGCTTGTAGGGGCGCGATTCGAGTCCGAGGAAGACGTCCTTGAACTGCACCATGCCGGAGTTCGTGAACAGCAGCGTGGGGTCATTGGACGGCACGAGGCTCGACGAGCGCACGATCGTGTGGCCCTTCGACTCGAAGAAGTTTAGGAATTTTTCCCGAATGTCTGCGACTTTCATAGCGTGCGTTGGGAGCGTGGGGACCGGGCGAGCTAAGCCTGGCGGGTATTTTGCAAACTTTTGATTATACGGGAAATCGGTCCTCCCACAGCGCTCCTGCGCCAACCGCAGTGCGAAACGGCACTGGTCACAGGCGAACCATGGGCCGTAGACTTCCGGGCACAAGTTCCGCATTGCAAAACAATGTTTCGCACATGTCGCATCGACCGTCGTCGAGCGACGACACCAACAGGAGAGAGCGAAGGATGGGCGCGCTGAGTCATATTCGGGTACTGGACCTTTCGCGCGTGCTGGCCGGCCCTTGGGCGACACAAAATCTTGCCGACCTGGGCGCGGACGTCATCAAGGTGGAGCGCCCCGGCGCGGGCGACGACACACGTCGCTGGGGGCCGCCGTATCAACGCGACGCCGAGGGCCGCGACACGCAGGAGGCGGCGTACTATCTTGCGGCCAACCGCAACAAGCGTTCTCTGACACTGGATATTTCGTCTGATGAGGGACAAGCCATCGTCAAGGCGCTCGCGGCACAAAGCGACGTCGTCGTCGAAAACTACAGGGTGGGACAGTTGGCGAAGTACGGACTGGACTACGCCGCGTTGCGCGAGATCAAGCCGGATCTCGTCTATTGCTCGGTAACGGGTTTCGGACAGGACGGCCCTTACGCTGCGCGCGCCGGCTACGACTTCATCGTTCAGGGCATTGGCGGCTTCATGAGCGTTACCGGCGAGCGCGACGGGCAGCCCGGCGGCGGACCGCAAAAGGCCGGCGTGGCTATCGCCGATCTCATGACGGGCATGTATGCGAGCCTCGCCATTGTGGCCGCGCTCACGCACCGGGACCGTACCGGTGTCGGGCAGTACATCGACATGGCGTTGCTCGACACCCAGGTGGCGATGCTTGCGAACATGAGCACCAACTATCTCGCGAGCGGCGAAGCGCCAGTGCGCTGGGGGAATGCGCACCCGAACATCGTGCCTTATCAGACGTTCCAGACCGGGGACGACGGCTGGATCATCGTGGCCGTGGGCAACGACGGCCAGTTCCGGAAATTTGTCGAGATCGGCGGCGAGCCGGCACTGGCCGGCGACGAACGCTTCGCGACCAATCCGTCGCGGGTGCGGCATCGCGACGTGCTCGTGCCATTGCTCTCGCAAATGGTTCGCAGGCTCGGCAAGGACGAATGGATCGCCAGGCTCGAAGCGGCAGGCGTCCCGTGCGGCCCGATCAATACGTTGCCCGAAGTGTTCGCGCACCCGCAGGTCAAGGCGCGCGCGATGGAAGTCGCGTTGCCCCATGCCTCGGGCGGCATCGCCAGAGTCGTCGCCAGTCCCATGAAGATGAGCGAGACGCCTCCGCTGGCACGCACGGCCCCGCCGACGCTCGGCCAGCACAGCGACGAGATTCTGCGCGAACGGCTCGGCTTCGACGACGCGAAGATCGCGCAACTGCGGGCGGACGGCGTCGTCTGAACTTCCTCGCCTTTTCCGGCGTCCTCTCCCGCGCGTTGCGGACGCCAGCTTGCAGCAACGACCCCGAACGCAGCCGAGTGCGGGCTAGGCGGATCGAGTCGTGCCTGGACGACGCCGAAGTTGCGTCGCCGTCATGTGCGCGGTGGCTGCGGGCGAAGCATTACGTGAGCATCGTGTACAGCATCACCGCGACCGAGAGCGTCATCAAGGCTGTCGCGACCCATCCGCCGATGGCGACCGCGCGCGAATTGGTCATCTTGCCGACGACGGCCTCGCGTGACGACAGCAGCATCACGATCACCATACAAGGCACGGCGACCACACCGTTGATGACGGCACTCCAATACAGTGCCTTGATCGGATTGATCGGACTGACGCAAACCACGGCCCCCAGCACCGTACACAGACCGATCACGGCATAGAAGGCGCTGGCATTGCGAGGCGTCTTGCTCATGCAGCTGGGGAGCTTCAGCGCGCCGGTCAATGCGTACGCCGCACTGCCCGTGAGCGACGGGATCGCCAACAGGCCGCAGCCGATCAGACCGAGCGAGAACAATAGCGTTGCGGACTTCCCGGCAACCGGCGTCAGGGCGCTGGCCGCCTGACTCGTCGACTCGACGTTGTGCACGCCGTGGACAAAGAACGCCGCGGTAGCCGTCATCATGATGCACACCGCCACGATATTGGACGTGAGCATGCCGACCCAGGTATCGGCAAGAATGCGGGTTTCCTGTGCCTTGCGCTGACTCGCCGCCACCTTGATCGGCTTTTCGTTATCGCGCGCCTCGATCTCCTCGACTTCCAGCGCCGACTGCCATACGAAGAGATACGGACTGATCGTCGTGCCGAGAATTGCGACCAGCGTGGTGGCGTATTCCTTCGTTGGCGTGATCGTGGGCCAGACGACGGCGCGCATCGCCGTGTGCCAGTCGGTATGAAGCACGAACAGATTCGCGATATAGGCGAACAAGGCCAGCGTCAGCCATTTCAGGTATCGCGCGTAGGCTTCGTATTTCAGACGAATCTGAAGCGTCAATGTGACGGCCGCAAAGAGCAGGGCATACCAGTAATTGCCGCCGCCCAGAAGCATGGACGCCGCGTCGCCCATGGCGGCCAGATCCGCGCCGACGTTGATGACGTTCGCGAGAATGATCAACAGCGCCATCGACGTGGCGATCTTTCGCGAGTAGTGCTTTCGCACCTCGGAGAGAATGCCGTGCCCCGCGCCGCGGCCGATATGTGCGGACGCGACTTGAATGCACACCATCAGGGGAATGGTGACGACGGCCGACCAAAGCACGTGGTAGCCGAATTGCGAGCCCGCCTGCGTGTACGTGCCGATACCGCTCGGGTCGTCGTCGGCGACGCCGGTCAGCAGCCCCGGCCCCAAGCGTCGGAGGATGGAGCCCGCACGCCCATCGGACCGCGCGTTCTTGTTTACCGTCAATGCCTCTTGTTCTTGTGTCGTTTTCATTCTGCTCGCTCCCATTTACGGGGACGGCGAGCAAATTTCGGGCCAGCGCCGCGGCACGGTAATTGCATGCCTGCCCAACCGAGGCAGTCCCTCGAAACCACCGGTAGGAGAGAAATATGGCAGCGAGCAAGAAACAACCCAACGACCACGGCCTGCACGAACTCTTGTTTCAGGCATACGAGACCGAACTGGGCGGCGAGAAGGTCTACACGGCCGCGCTCAAGTGTGTAAAAAATACAGACTTGAAGAAGGAATGGAGCGAATACCTCGAACAGACGAAAAACCATCAGCAGGTGCTGCTCGACGTGTTCTCTGCGTTGGGACTCGATCCCAACGCGCGCTCGCCCGGACGCGAGGTCGTGGCGCACCATGGCGCTTCGCTCGTCAAGGCGATAGAACTGGCCCGCCAGTCCGGCGACGCGGCGCTGGCGGAAATCGCTGCCGCCGAATGCGTGGTGCTGGCGGAAACCAAGGACCATCAGAACTGGGAGTTGCTCGCGACCGTTGCGGAGAAGTCGAGCGGTGAACTCAGCAAGGTGCTCGGCGATGCGGTTTCGGCGGTGGAAACGCAAGAGGACCACCACCTCTATCACACGATGGGATGGGCCAGGGAACTGTGGATCGATACGCTCGGCTTTCCGGCCGTCTTGCCGCCGCCGGAGGAAAGAAAGCACGTCGAGTCGGCCATCGGCGCTGCGCGTGCCGAACAGGCACGCGACAGCATGGTGCAACGCCGGCATTGAGTGCGACACCTGAGGGGCGGCGGGCGTGACGGGGCACAGCGGCCGCGTGATGGTCGCATGATGGCCGCGTGAGGTTGCTGGCGCCCCTTGTGTCGCACGGCGTTCCTTGCGTTGTATGTGGTCGTCAGGGTCGCCGCTGCAGCTGAGTGTCGTGCGGTGCCGGGCGATCGTCGAGGCCGTGACGACGGTTTCGGTGGTCGCCCGGTATTGTTGCGCGGGTCGCTCCGTCTACCTTTCGTCCGACGTCCCGCCTGCCCAATTGTCGTCTAGGCGTGTTCGTGGGTCCGCTCGGTTTGCGACGGGGTCTGCGGCGGTGTTGCGGCGGGGGTTGCGGCGATAACGCAGGCACCGAATCAATTCCTCCGCGTATGGCACCCCCGCAAAAAGCGCCGCGGCAACGACGACCGCCGCGGTGTATGGCAAGGGGACGTGACTGAGCGTCAATGCGAAGCTTTGCGGCGCGTTGCCAACGATGGCGTCTCGGATCTGCGCGAGGTTGGCGCCGACGATCAGCGTCACAGCGCAGATGGGAAGCAATTCCAGAAAGCTGTGAATGTGTTGCTCCAGGGCGGAGATATCGCGCAGGTGTCTGGCGTAACTCACGTCCCACAGCGCCGTGACTTCATGAAGCACCAGACCGGCGAGCATGATGAGAATGACCGTCATGTTGACCTGAAAGACGAGTGCGACCATGAGCGGAATGCCGACTTCGAGCATTTGCGCGATGTGCATGACCGATTCTTTCGCACCGGCGTTCGCCTCGATGCGGGTACGCCGATGACACATCCAGTCTGCGAAGCCGGCGAGCAGCCATACGGGAATGGTCCCGTACCGGATGTACATGTCGACGAAGTCGGCCACGTTCCCGACCGCTCTCGGCGAGGGGAGCGCCATCGCCGGGAGCGGCTGGAGTTCGGAGAGGAACGTCGGCGCGTGCATCAGCCGTCGACACGCACTCGGCAAACCACGTCCGCAACACCGGGAATGCCGCGTATTTTGCCGACGAGGCCCTCACGAACATCCGCGTGAACGACCCATCCGTCGAGTGTGACCGTGCCGTGCGTGACCGAGAATGTAACGAAGGCGTAACGGCCGTCGGCCGGCTCGCGCAAGGCCTCGCTGACCTTGCTTTGCAATCGCCCGGCAACGGGTGCACCCTGCCCGCCGGGTGCGGTGTCTACGGCGCTATCCTGGATCGACGAATGTGTCGTGGGTGTGGGTCCGCGACTCTCGGACGCCGTGGTGTTCGCCGGGTCGTCGGGTTCGTCCGGCAGGAGGTAGCCCTTCTTCTTGGGATCGGTCATGAACGCCTGCTCCGCTATGGCTCGTTGCGCCGTGTGTCGAAGGTTGCATTGCCGCAATGGGGACATTTGGGTATGACGTGCCCCTTCGTCACGTGTGTGGTGCGATGGCAGCGAGCGCATCGGAAGTCCCCCGATTTTTCGGCTCTTTCACCGGCGTTGGCGGACATGGTTGCGCTCCACTTATCGATTCGGTTCCGAGGGCGTGGACACCTCGCTGACCATCTTGCCGCTGGTGGCGTCGTCTGCGGTCTTCGTGGCGATGTCGCCCATCGAGACCATGCCGACCAGCTTTTTGTCGCCGTCGACCACCGGCATGCGCCGGATTTGCTCGCGGCACATGGTGTCGCAGGCATCTTCGACAGAGTCGTCTTCGCGACACCAGTGAGCGCCCTCGGACATGGCGTCTCCGACCTTCGAGTCGGGCCCCTTTCCTGCGGCGACGCAGCGTATCGAGATGTCACGGTCGGTAATCATGCCTTCGAGGTGACCGTTCTCGCAGACGGGCAATGCGCCGACATTCAGATCGGCCATGAGCTTGGCCGCCTGTTGAATCGTGTCGCCGTTGCGAACGAACGCGGGATCTCGCGTCATGATGTCTCGCAAGCGCTGATTCGACATTGGGGAATGTTGAGATTGGTGTTGCTGCATGGTGAACTCCTCCGGAATAGCGATCCGTGGAAAAGCGAGGACGGATGCGGTGACTCCCGGGCCTGACGCGGCCCGCCTCGCACGTTTGGACACGCATGTTGCGTGCCATCGTGGCGAGGCTGCGGGGGAGGAGGAAAGGCGGAGGTGAGAATGCGTAATTTGCACGGCGTTGCACATTCTGCGCGGGCCGGTTGCAAGCGACGTCCGCCTTCAGGCTGCTGGCTTCTGAGACAGCATCGCTAGCAAGAGTCCATCATCCTCCCCCACGTGGATCGGGTTTGCTTCGGCAGGGAGCAGTACTACTCCAGCGCCAACAGTCCTAACCCAGAGAACCCAATTAGGCGCTGCATTTTCCTCTCTTCCTCCGGAAATTGATCGAGAATTTGCGCCAGCGTGGTGCGTGAAAGCACATATTTCCCAGCGCCGGAGGCATCATGGAAGATATATTCAAGCGCCTTTTCTCTATAGCCCGCTGGCAGGATATGAAGTTTTCCTACTATCTCCGCAGTGATCTTTCGCTGATACTCGACGACCAGCGGATCCGCGGGCTGCCTGCCGACGAGTACGTTCCCCGCTTCAGACTCGGTGAGCATGGTCATGACGTGAGAATTCCATTCGCTTTGAGCGTCATCGAGCGCACCGAGCCAACGTGGAAGTAGCTCCGATTCCGAATAGAATTCCTGATCATTCGAATAGACGGCCGCAACTGTCATTTTGTCGGACTGTGCATTAGGTTTCTCCGACACTTCGGG
This is a stretch of genomic DNA from Pandoraea faecigallinarum. It encodes these proteins:
- a CDS encoding class II aldolase/adducin family protein: MSFTLKAGKKAATAISDEERRMRVDLAACYRLVALNGWDDLIYTHISAMVPGEPGHFLINPFGLSFDEVTASNLVKITTSGEIVGESEHPVNVTGFALHGAVHAARPDALCVMHLHNTAGIAVSIQPHGLLPISQHALRFHERIGYHDYEGLAFSPSEGERLVTSLGPHRAMLLRNHGTLTLGRTVAEAFVLMATLIKACEIQLQALAGGASPNLPSPAVQDKTAIQLEDGGAIEGGMEWPALLRKLDRIDASFRD
- the alaS gene encoding alanine--tRNA ligase is translated as MKVADIREKFLNFFESKGHTIVRSSSLVPSNDPTLLFTNSGMVQFKDVFLGLESRPYKRATTAQRSVRAGGKHNDLENVGYTARHHTFFEMLGNFSFGDYFKREAIQYAWELLTTVYKLPKEKLWVTVYQEDDEAYDIWAKEVGVPTERIIRIGDNKGARYASDNFWQMADTGPCGPCSEIFFDHGEDVWGGPPGSPDEDGDRYIEIWNLVFMQFNRDEQGNMTPLPKPCVDTGMGLERIAAVLQHVHSNYEIDLFQHLIEAAGRETGVTDLTANSLKVIADHIRACSFLIVDGVIPGNEGRGYVLRRIIRRAIRHGYKLGCKKPFFYKLVPDLVAEMGVAYPELAQAQQRVTDVLKQEEERFGETIENGMEILEGALADLARQGVTTLDGELAFKLHDTYGFPLDLTADVCRERSISVDEAGFDAAMARQREQARAAGKFKMATALEYTGDKTRFQGYDQLALEGAKVTALYVDGTSVGKLGAGQQGIVVLDTTPFYAESGGQVGDQGLILTGNARFGVSDTQKIQADVFGHYGTLESGELKVGDTVTAQVDAVRRARTVRNHSATHLMHKALREVLGAHVQQKGSLVDADKTRFDFAHNAAMTADEIRRVEDIVNAEVLANAPTQAALMSFDDAVKGGAMALFGEKYGDEVRVLDIGTSRELCGGTHVTRTGDIGLFKIVMEGGVAAGIRRVEAITGDNSVRFVQKLDDRINEAAAALKTQPAELTPRIAQVQDQVRSLEKELAALKSKLASSQGDELVGKAVDVNGLKVLAAQLEGADVKTLRETMDKLKDKLGSAAIVLAAVEGGKVTLIAGVTADATARVKAGELVNFVAQQVGGKGGGRPDMAQAGGTDPSQLPQALAGVQGWVAGKL
- a CDS encoding YbfB/YjiJ family MFS transporter, giving the protein MPATVADTDRTVSSHLPSPERAAWRIALSCMLALAIAMGIGRFAFTPMLPLMLHEHLTDIQHGSWLASLNYAGYFVGALSCMWLHLTPTLIIRFALAATVALTLAMGVWESFAVWAVVRTLAGAMSAWAMVFSAGWGFRKLAELRMPSLGGVMFAGPGAGIVVTGLLASLNESLAWPARGGWLLCGALALALLALIWRTFISDARDAHGPAGAASAASAAGAGKPTSAPAAPVINHGSGESVIPVTILYGFAGFGYIITATFLPVIARQALPGSPWPDLFFPLLGLMVIPGAIIGARAPLAWDNRLLLAVCYIMQGLGVGIGIVMPNVAGFALGSVLVGLPFTAITVYAVRECRRLRGDNANGLIGLVTASYGIGQIVGPLVAAPLVAVTGGFTTALLCASGVLVLGAAGFVCDWRRSLERAP
- a CDS encoding threonine aldolase family protein; its protein translation is MRYLVEANASGHEVSYGDDTWTQRVCDGIRQLFDTDCEVFFVFNGTAANSLALASLSQSYHSVICHELAHVETDECGGPEFFSNGAKLLTARGRDNNGKLTPEAVEAVINRRSDIHFPKPKVVTLTQATEVGTVYTVDEIKAISAVAKRRNLRVHMDGARFANAVATLGCHPGDVTWRAGVDVLCFGGTKNGLPVGEAVVFFNRALAEDFAYRVKQAGQLASKMRFISAPWLGMLENDTWLRHARHANDMAQLLAARIRDVPGVSIMFETQANGVFAELPAFVIEALRARGWRFYTFIGAGGCRFMCAWDTRVETVERLAADIRELSAQAAVA
- a CDS encoding 4-oxalocrotonate tautomerase, yielding MPTFHVEMFEGRTVEQKRAFVKAVTQAAVETIGCTPESVDIIITDVKPENWSTGGALWSDPR